A part of Paraliobacillus zengyii genomic DNA contains:
- the mutM gene encoding DNA-formamidopyrimidine glycosylase: MPELPEVETIRKTLIELVVNQKIEAVTVNWAKIIKEPDDHLIFSQLVEGEIILDIHRKGKFLLFELTNYTLVSHLRMEGKYGVFEHDIPVDKHTHVIFHFESGKELRYKDVRKFGTMHLYPKGEEFLVKPLNQIGPDPFEEGYKLSALYEKIHRSQRVIKNILLDQQVIAGLGNIYVDETLYKAQIHPLTKGSELSEPEVKRLLKHAKETLTEAVAQGGTTIRSYVNSQGQIGMFQQQLFAYGQENTPCKRCGEPIVKIKVAGRGTHLCTRCQPIKE, encoded by the coding sequence ATGCCAGAATTACCAGAAGTAGAAACAATTAGAAAAACGTTAATAGAGCTAGTCGTTAATCAAAAAATTGAAGCTGTGACTGTCAACTGGGCGAAAATTATTAAAGAACCAGATGACCATCTAATTTTCAGTCAATTAGTTGAGGGTGAAATAATTTTAGATATTCACAGAAAAGGTAAATTTTTATTGTTTGAGTTAACAAACTATACGCTTGTTTCTCATTTACGCATGGAAGGTAAATATGGTGTTTTTGAACATGATATTCCTGTGGATAAGCATACACATGTTATTTTTCATTTTGAAAGCGGGAAAGAATTACGCTATAAAGATGTTCGAAAGTTTGGAACAATGCATTTGTATCCTAAAGGAGAAGAGTTCTTAGTAAAACCGTTAAATCAAATTGGTCCTGACCCGTTTGAAGAAGGATATAAACTCAGCGCGTTATACGAAAAAATTCATAGAAGCCAACGGGTAATAAAAAATATTCTGTTGGATCAACAAGTCATAGCTGGTTTAGGAAATATTTATGTGGATGAAACGTTGTATAAGGCACAAATCCATCCATTAACCAAGGGATCTGAACTTAGTGAACCTGAAGTGAAACGTTTGTTAAAACATGCGAAAGAAACCCTAACAGAAGCTGTTGCACAAGGTGGGACAACCATTCGATCTTATGTGAATAGCCAAGGCCAAATTGGAATGTTTCAGCAACAGTTGTTTGCTTATGGACAAGAGAATACACCTTGTAAACGTTGTGGAGAACCAATTGTTAAAATAAAAGTTGCTGGTAGAGGTACACATCTTTGTACTAGATGCCAACCTATAAAAGAATAG
- the pnpS gene encoding two-component system histidine kinase PnpS — MIQTNFRLFFTYIAVVTVVLSSIGFIMLPLVSGNEQIIVILTLLGSFIIFLVIIYQLFDRYIKPVRSAATVAEELVKGNYKTRTYENHYGDAGRLSNAINLLARNLQEMTIQEKIQGSQLRTVIDNMESGVILIDERGYVHLVNRKFLKIFGKKTKDYIGYLYYDVLEEERIYKAVQEAFLYEQKVKNAFTISMEVEKLYIEIVGAPIFNEINELKGAVLVFHDITELKRLEQMRKDFVANVSHELKTPITSIKGFAETLLDENMDDEEIRNKFLEIIYKESERIQALVNDLLELSKLEKDEMHILYEKVNISELIEEIAPMVQQEATRKEITFETNLEQNVIIDGDFDRLKQVCINLLNNAISYTPVGGKVILKVKVIDANLHITVTDTGIGIPEDKMNRVFERFYRVDKARSRNTGGTGLGLAIVKHIVEAHNGTISLDSKVGVGSTFSVLVPINKKFILKD; from the coding sequence ATGATTCAGACCAATTTTCGTTTGTTTTTCACCTACATAGCTGTCGTCACAGTAGTGTTGAGTAGTATTGGTTTTATCATGTTACCACTTGTCTCTGGAAATGAACAGATCATTGTTATCTTAACATTACTAGGAAGCTTCATTATTTTTTTAGTTATTATTTATCAATTATTTGATCGATATATTAAACCAGTTCGTTCTGCTGCAACTGTAGCTGAGGAATTAGTAAAAGGTAATTATAAAACAAGAACTTATGAAAATCATTATGGAGATGCAGGTAGATTAAGCAATGCAATTAACTTACTTGCTAGAAACTTACAAGAAATGACGATACAGGAAAAAATACAAGGCAGTCAACTAAGAACTGTGATAGATAATATGGAAAGTGGTGTTATATTAATTGATGAACGTGGATATGTTCATTTGGTTAATCGTAAGTTCCTGAAGATTTTCGGTAAAAAAACGAAAGATTATATCGGTTATTTGTACTATGATGTATTAGAAGAAGAACGAATTTATAAAGCGGTACAGGAAGCTTTTTTGTATGAACAGAAAGTAAAAAATGCATTTACGATTTCAATGGAAGTGGAAAAACTTTATATTGAAATTGTTGGCGCTCCAATTTTCAATGAAATCAATGAATTGAAAGGTGCTGTCCTAGTATTTCATGATATTACAGAATTAAAGCGTCTGGAACAAATGCGTAAAGACTTTGTTGCGAATGTATCTCATGAATTAAAAACGCCTATTACTTCAATCAAAGGTTTTGCAGAAACTCTATTGGATGAAAATATGGATGATGAGGAAATTAGAAATAAGTTTTTGGAGATTATTTATAAAGAAAGTGAAAGAATTCAAGCATTAGTTAATGATTTATTAGAATTGTCAAAGTTGGAAAAAGACGAAATGCATATTCTGTATGAAAAAGTGAATATATCGGAATTAATTGAGGAAATAGCACCTATGGTACAACAGGAGGCAACTAGAAAAGAAATTACGTTTGAAACTAACTTAGAACAAAATGTAATAATAGATGGAGATTTTGATCGTTTAAAACAAGTGTGCATCAATTTACTTAATAATGCGATTAGTTATACGCCAGTTGGTGGGAAAGTAATTTTAAAAGTGAAAGTAATAGATGCTAATTTGCATATTACTGTTACTGATACGGGAATCGGTATACCAGAGGATAAAATGAATCGTGTATTTGAGAGGTTCTATCGAGTAGATAAAGCTAGAAGCAGAAATACTGGAGGTACTGGTTTAGGTCTTGCAATTGTTAAACATATTGTAGAAGCTCATAATGGTACGATCAGTTTAGATAGCAAAGTAGGAGTAGGTTCAACATTCTCTGTGCTTGTTCCAATTAATAAAAAATTTATATTAAAAGATTGA
- a CDS encoding response regulator transcription factor: protein MNQRILIVDDEESIVTLLQYNIERSGFKTEVAYTGTEGLEKATTGMFDLIVLDLMLPELEGTEICKLLRQRKVETPILMLTAKDDEFDKVLGLELGADDYLTKPFSPKEVVARIKAILRRSNKQQTELEPPVIRVSELSIYPEQYEAVIREETLSFTRKEFELLLYLAKNKGKVLSRDQLLSAVWNYDFVGDTRIVDVHVSHLRDKIEPDTKHPVYIKTIRGLGYKMEEPY, encoded by the coding sequence ATGAACCAAAGAATACTAATTGTTGATGATGAAGAATCGATCGTAACATTACTACAATATAATATTGAAAGATCAGGTTTTAAAACGGAAGTTGCTTATACTGGTACTGAGGGTTTAGAGAAGGCAACAACCGGAATGTTTGATCTGATCGTATTAGATTTAATGTTGCCCGAATTAGAAGGTACAGAAATTTGTAAGTTATTACGACAAAGAAAAGTCGAGACACCCATCTTAATGTTAACTGCAAAAGATGACGAGTTTGATAAAGTATTAGGATTGGAATTAGGGGCAGATGATTATTTGACAAAACCTTTTAGTCCAAAAGAGGTTGTAGCTAGAATAAAAGCTATTTTAAGAAGATCAAATAAACAACAAACCGAATTGGAACCACCAGTAATAAGAGTTTCAGAACTATCAATTTATCCTGAACAATACGAAGCTGTTATTCGTGAAGAAACTCTTTCATTCACTAGAAAAGAGTTTGAACTATTATTATATTTGGCAAAGAATAAAGGAAAAGTATTATCACGTGATCAACTGTTGAGTGCGGTATGGAATTATGATTTTGTCGGTGATACGCGTATTGTAGATGTCCATGTCAGTCACCTACGTGATAAAATTGAGCCTGACACAAAACATCCTGTATATATAAAGACTATTAGAGGACTTGGTTATAAAATGGAGGAACCTTATTAA
- the polA gene encoding DNA polymerase I has product MTNKLVLIDGNSILYRAFFALPLLNNDKGVYTNAVYGFTTMLMKIIETEKPTHMLVAFDAGKTTFRHETYQEYKGGRQKTPPELSEQFPLIKELLDASSIKHYELPNYEADDIIGTLARVAEKESFDVRVISGDKDMLQLVTDRVQVQLTKKGLSDIDTYTPEFMKEKMKVNPEQIIDMKALMGDSSDNIPGIPGIGQKTAVKLLNQFHTLEKVFENVESVTAKKLKEKLENHQDDAFMSKQLVTINCESPIEVELKDTLYSGYDVNQLSAVFKDLGFNSLLTKVTGEVIVEEKEALEAVDIEILDNVSASLFIGVEALEVEILTDNYHLAPIEGFGIVNKDKKYFIPTEIAVKSDAFKQWAEDPEKEKWVFDAKKVTVSLLNHGIVVSGITFDLLLASYLIDPSENHHTIPAISHRMGQKQVLSDEEVYGKGAKLQVPSQDQLADHIGRKTMMLFALKSQVEEELEANQQIELLYNLELPLAVILGKMEATGVKIDQDQLNVMQKELKIRLDKIEEEVHELAGEDFNLNSPKQLGPILFEKLELPIIKKTKTGYSTSADILEQLKQKHPIIPKLLLYRQLRKLQSTYIEGLLKVVHPDTGKIHTRFNQALTQTGRLSSTEPNMQNIPIRLEEGKKIRKAFIPSEKDWVIFAADYSQIELRVLADIAKDELLVQAFQEDMDIHTRTAMDVFHVDAEDVDGNMRRQAKAVNFGIVYGISDYGLSQNLGITRKEAKAFIERYFDSYPGVKTYMEEIVKEAKQKGYVTTLMQRRRYLPDITNRNFNLRSFAERTAMNTPIQGSAADIIKKAMIDLEHALKENNLKARMLLQVHDELIIEAPKTEIELLKELVPRVMENTVSLAVPLKVDYAYGETWFDAK; this is encoded by the coding sequence ATGACTAATAAATTAGTATTAATAGATGGTAATAGCATTCTGTATCGTGCTTTTTTTGCTCTGCCTTTACTGAATAATGATAAAGGTGTTTATACAAATGCAGTATATGGTTTTACTACAATGCTGATGAAAATTATTGAAACTGAAAAACCAACACATATGCTTGTAGCATTTGATGCAGGGAAAACAACATTTCGTCATGAAACGTATCAAGAATATAAAGGTGGAAGACAGAAGACACCACCAGAATTATCAGAACAATTTCCTTTAATAAAAGAATTACTCGATGCATCTTCCATTAAGCATTATGAGTTACCTAATTATGAAGCAGATGATATCATTGGAACACTAGCTAGAGTTGCGGAAAAGGAATCCTTTGATGTTCGAGTTATTTCTGGTGACAAGGATATGTTACAACTTGTTACAGATCGGGTACAAGTGCAATTAACAAAAAAAGGGTTAAGTGATATTGATACATACACACCAGAATTTATGAAAGAGAAAATGAAAGTGAACCCAGAGCAAATTATCGATATGAAAGCTCTAATGGGTGATAGCTCAGATAATATCCCAGGTATCCCAGGTATTGGTCAAAAAACTGCAGTAAAATTACTTAATCAGTTTCATACTTTAGAGAAAGTTTTTGAGAATGTAGAATCAGTTACTGCTAAAAAGCTGAAGGAAAAGTTAGAAAACCATCAAGATGATGCGTTTATGAGTAAACAATTAGTGACAATCAATTGCGAATCACCAATTGAAGTAGAATTAAAAGATACGCTTTATTCTGGATATGATGTGAATCAGTTGAGTGCTGTGTTTAAAGACTTGGGATTTAATTCATTATTAACTAAAGTTACTGGTGAAGTCATTGTAGAAGAGAAAGAAGCGCTTGAAGCTGTTGATATTGAAATATTAGATAATGTTTCAGCATCACTATTTATTGGAGTAGAGGCGTTAGAGGTAGAGATTTTAACAGATAATTATCACCTTGCTCCTATTGAAGGATTTGGAATTGTTAATAAAGATAAGAAGTATTTTATACCAACTGAGATTGCTGTGAAATCAGATGCATTTAAACAATGGGCGGAAGATCCTGAGAAAGAAAAATGGGTGTTTGATGCAAAGAAAGTAACAGTCTCTTTACTAAACCATGGAATTGTTGTTAGTGGAATTACCTTTGATTTATTGTTAGCGTCTTATTTAATAGATCCTTCAGAGAATCATCATACCATTCCTGCAATCAGTCATCGAATGGGGCAAAAACAAGTGCTTTCTGATGAAGAAGTCTATGGTAAAGGTGCGAAACTACAAGTTCCAAGTCAAGATCAATTAGCGGATCATATCGGACGTAAAACAATGATGTTATTTGCTCTAAAATCACAGGTGGAAGAAGAATTAGAAGCAAATCAACAGATAGAGTTATTATATAATTTAGAATTACCTTTGGCGGTTATCCTAGGCAAAATGGAAGCTACTGGAGTTAAAATAGATCAAGATCAACTAAATGTGATGCAAAAAGAGTTGAAAATACGTTTAGATAAAATAGAAGAGGAAGTCCATGAGCTTGCAGGTGAAGATTTCAACTTAAACTCCCCTAAACAACTGGGGCCAATTTTATTTGAAAAGTTAGAATTACCTATTATTAAAAAAACGAAAACAGGTTATTCTACTTCAGCGGATATATTGGAACAGTTAAAACAAAAGCATCCGATTATACCTAAGCTATTGCTTTATCGGCAGCTAAGAAAATTACAATCAACTTATATCGAAGGGCTCTTAAAAGTGGTTCATCCTGATACTGGAAAGATTCACACGCGCTTTAACCAAGCACTTACTCAAACGGGTCGATTAAGCTCGACAGAACCTAATATGCAGAACATTCCAATTCGACTAGAGGAAGGAAAGAAGATAAGAAAAGCATTTATTCCTTCTGAAAAAGATTGGGTAATTTTCGCAGCGGATTATTCTCAGATTGAATTGCGTGTCCTAGCGGATATCGCAAAGGATGAATTATTAGTACAAGCATTCCAAGAAGACATGGATATTCATACTAGAACAGCAATGGATGTATTCCATGTAGATGCCGAGGACGTAGATGGTAATATGCGACGTCAAGCAAAAGCAGTGAATTTTGGTATTGTATACGGAATTAGTGACTATGGTTTATCACAAAATCTTGGCATTACACGTAAAGAAGCTAAGGCATTCATCGAACGCTATTTTGATAGCTATCCAGGTGTTAAAACATATATGGAGGAGATTGTTAAAGAAGCGAAACAAAAAGGGTATGTGACGACGCTTATGCAACGCAGGCGTTATTTACCAGATATCACAAATCGCAATTTTAATCTCCGTAGTTTTGCTGAGAGAACAGCAATGAATACACCTATTCAAGGTAGTGCAGCAGATATTATAAAAAAAGCAATGATTGATCTAGAACACGCACTTAAAGAAAATAATTTGAAAGCACGTATGTTATTACAAGTGCATGATGAATTGATTATAGAAGCACCAAAAACAGAAATTGAGCTATTGAAAGAACTTGTCCCAAGAGTTATGGAAAATACTGTGTCATTAGCTGTGCCATTAAAGGTTGATTATGCGTATGGCGAAACTTGGTTTGATGCAAAATAA